In Gemmatimonadales bacterium, one DNA window encodes the following:
- a CDS encoding zinc metalloprotease HtpX translates to MNNVKTFVLMAGLMGLFLIAGQLLGGAQGLVLAFILGGAFNFIMYFFSDRMVLKMYGAKVVGPNDAPELYAMVNRLRQRAGLPMPKVAIAPKEQPNAFATGRNPEHAVVAVTSGILKYVPPEELEGVLAHELAHVKNRDMLLSTIAAGMAGAISNLPYLLLFGGGGDDDGHPMAQLALVLLGPIGAMLIQFAISRQREFEADRVGAEIMGKPLPLAHALQRLDALAHRIPMQVAPAAAQLALVNPLSAMRGGGLSNLFSTHPPTAERVARLEAMAAGR, encoded by the coding sequence GTGAATAACGTGAAGACTTTCGTGCTGATGGCCGGGCTCATGGGGCTGTTTCTCATCGCCGGGCAGTTGCTGGGTGGGGCGCAGGGCCTCGTGCTCGCGTTCATCCTGGGCGGCGCGTTCAACTTCATCATGTATTTCTTCTCCGACCGCATGGTGCTCAAGATGTATGGCGCCAAGGTGGTCGGGCCCAACGACGCGCCCGAGCTGTACGCGATGGTGAACCGGCTGCGCCAGCGGGCTGGGCTCCCGATGCCCAAGGTGGCGATCGCGCCCAAGGAGCAGCCCAACGCATTCGCCACGGGCCGCAACCCGGAGCACGCGGTCGTCGCCGTCACCAGCGGCATCCTCAAGTACGTGCCGCCGGAGGAGCTGGAGGGCGTGCTGGCGCACGAGCTGGCGCACGTGAAGAACCGGGACATGCTGCTCTCGACCATCGCGGCGGGGATGGCGGGGGCGATCTCGAACCTGCCCTACCTGCTGCTCTTCGGCGGCGGGGGCGACGATGACGGGCATCCGATGGCGCAGCTCGCGCTGGTGCTGCTCGGGCCGATCGGCGCGATGCTGATCCAGTTCGCCATCTCGCGCCAGCGGGAGTTCGAGGCGGATCGGGTGGGCGCGGAGATCATGGGCAAGCCGCTACCGCTCGCGCACGCGCTCCAGCGGCTGGACGCGCTGGCACACCGGATCCCGATGCAGGTGGCGCCGGCGGCGGCGCAGCTCGCGCTGGTGAATCCGCTCTCGGCGATGCGCGGCGGCGGGCTATCCAACCTCTTCAGCACCCATCCGCCCACGGCGGAGCGGGTGGCGCGGCTCGAGGCGATGGCGGCGGGCCGCTAG
- a CDS encoding TerC family protein, whose translation MGHHPPGVWLGFTGLVVALLAFDLGILNRRAHKFSLKEAMSWSIGLIALALAFGLLVLWREGSRSALEYYTGYIIELSLSVDNLFVFILIFSYFGVPAAAQPKVLNWGILGAIVMRLIMIALGAFLLERFEWIIYVFGGILVLTGIRMFTQRDARIEPEKNPVVRLARRLLPFADHYDGARFTTRVRGRRLATPLLLVLLVVESSDVLFAIDSIPAVFAVTRDPFIVYSSNVFAVLGLRALFFVLAGLMDKFVYLKPGVALILVLVGIKMALSGWVHVPVLASLVAIIAILGGAVALSLFRSAASRVE comes from the coding sequence TTGGGCCACCACCCGCCGGGCGTATGGCTCGGATTCACCGGCCTGGTCGTGGCGCTGCTCGCCTTCGACCTCGGGATCCTCAACCGGCGGGCGCACAAGTTCAGCTTGAAGGAGGCGATGAGCTGGAGTATCGGGCTCATCGCCCTGGCGCTCGCGTTCGGGCTGCTGGTGCTCTGGCGGGAGGGCTCGCGCTCGGCGCTGGAGTACTACACCGGCTACATCATCGAGCTGTCGCTCAGCGTCGACAACCTCTTCGTCTTCATCCTCATCTTTTCATACTTCGGCGTGCCGGCGGCGGCGCAGCCGAAGGTGCTCAACTGGGGCATTCTCGGGGCGATCGTGATGCGGCTCATCATGATCGCCCTCGGCGCATTCCTGCTCGAGCGGTTCGAGTGGATCATTTACGTGTTCGGCGGGATTCTCGTGCTCACCGGGATCCGGATGTTCACCCAGCGCGACGCGCGGATCGAGCCGGAGAAGAACCCGGTGGTGCGCCTCGCGCGCCGGCTGCTGCCGTTCGCCGACCACTACGACGGCGCGCGCTTCACCACGCGCGTACGCGGCCGCCGGCTCGCGACCCCGCTCCTCCTCGTGCTGCTCGTGGTGGAGTCGTCCGACGTGCTGTTCGCCATCGACAGCATTCCGGCGGTGTTCGCGGTGACGCGCGATCCGTTCATCGTGTACAGCTCGAACGTGTTCGCGGTGCTCGGGCTTCGGGCGCTCTTCTTCGTGCTGGCGGGGCTCATGGACAAGTTCGTGTATCTCAAGCCAGGCGTCGCGCTGATCCTCGTACTGGTCGGGATCAAGATGGCGCTGAGCGGATGGGTGCATGTGCCGGTGCTCGCCTCGCTCGTGGCCATCATCGCGATCCTGGGCGGCGCGGTGGCGCTTTCGCTCTTCCGCTCCGCAGCTTCGAGAGTCGAATGA
- a CDS encoding phosphatase PAP2 family protein, producing MPATLLAVAALALIISPAARLLNYGLLGSALIACAAPKRRVPITSAVVLGLGLAFVRAQGSPAALSTLLAQAGMPFGFLGLGALAALAARGDPDGATLVGALGIPLGILLVLVAFLAGLMPRSGPTFDWRLMRLDRGLGFAPSYLVARRLLAVPIASSLMRALYHALGFEMAVVYSAAQHQVLAQRAWRRVLAAVLAIAVIGPVLYLLCPATGPLYAFAGFPWAEPDATRAAATAVPPDAARNAMPSLHLAWTLVIYRGVSGSARWLRAVTLLWLGGTVVATLGLGEHYAADLVAAVPFALTVERLVAGCIDARTALGLAFTGVWILLPRMPWAPNGLLTWTLMVSTVAAALAVVGTEPARVHAPHSQRAAA from the coding sequence GTGCCTGCGACGCTCTTGGCGGTGGCAGCACTTGCACTCATCATCTCGCCCGCCGCGCGGCTGCTCAACTACGGGCTGCTCGGTAGTGCGCTCATCGCCTGCGCCGCGCCGAAACGCCGGGTGCCGATCACCAGCGCTGTGGTACTCGGGCTGGGCTTGGCGTTCGTGCGCGCGCAGGGATCACCGGCGGCTCTCTCAACGCTGCTGGCGCAGGCTGGAATGCCGTTCGGGTTTCTGGGGTTGGGTGCGCTGGCGGCGCTCGCGGCGCGCGGAGACCCCGATGGCGCAACCCTCGTGGGTGCGCTCGGCATTCCGCTCGGCATACTACTCGTGCTGGTCGCGTTTCTCGCGGGGCTGATGCCGCGCAGCGGGCCAACGTTCGACTGGCGGCTCATGAGGCTCGACCGCGGGCTCGGATTCGCCCCGAGCTACCTCGTCGCTCGCCGCCTGCTCGCCGTGCCGATCGCGTCCTCACTCATGCGCGCGCTCTACCACGCGCTCGGCTTCGAGATGGCCGTGGTTTACAGCGCGGCACAACATCAGGTGCTCGCCCAACGGGCATGGCGCCGCGTGCTGGCTGCGGTGCTCGCTATCGCGGTAATCGGCCCGGTGTTGTACTTGCTCTGTCCCGCGACCGGACCACTGTATGCGTTCGCCGGCTTTCCGTGGGCCGAGCCTGACGCCACGCGCGCCGCGGCGACCGCCGTTCCGCCGGACGCTGCCCGCAACGCCATGCCTTCGCTTCACCTCGCGTGGACCCTGGTGATATATCGCGGCGTGAGCGGCAGCGCGCGCTGGCTGCGCGCGGTCACGCTGCTCTGGCTCGGAGGAACAGTCGTCGCGACTCTTGGCCTCGGCGAGCACTACGCGGCCGATCTCGTTGCGGCCGTACCCTTCGCGCTCACGGTCGAGCGACTGGTCGCCGGTTGCATCGATGCCAGAACTGCGCTGGGCCTGGCGTTCACCGGCGTGTGGATCCTGCTCCCCCGCATGCCGTGGGCGCCGAATGGACTGTTGACATGGACGCTGATGGTGAGCACCGTCGCTGCCGCCTTGGCGGTCGTTGGAACAGAACCGGCGCGCGTCCACGCGCCGCACTCGCAGCGCGCCGCCGCCTGA